CCCGGAGACCTTCTCCGGGTGGTTCTGTTTTGTGCATGCGCGGCCACGCCCCCGGTCCTGGGCAACTCTCGGGTGTGGAGGTGTACATGATGGCGATCGAACAAACGCGCCTGCAGCGGCTGGATGACATTCTGAACGGCCGCGAACTGGTGATCGTCAGCAACCGCGAGCCGTACACGCATCGGACCGGGCCGGGCGGACCCATCGTGGAGCGGCCGGTCGGTGGCCTCGTGGCTGCGTTGGATCCGGTCATGCAGGTGACGTCGGGGACGTGGATCGCGTGGGGAGACGGGGACGCCGATTTTGACGTCACCGACGCGCACGCCCGCATTCGAGTTCCGGACGATCATCCCCGGTACACGCTCAAACGGATCGCGCTCTCGAGGCAGGAAGTCGACGGCTACTACTATGGCTATGCGAACCAGGTGCTGTGGCCGTTGTGCCACACGGTGCTCGATCAGATCCGCATCCGCGCCCGGTACTGGGACACATACCAGGCGGTCAACCAGCGCTTTGCGAAGGCCGTCGCCGCCGAGGCGCCCGGCGGCGCGATCGTGTGGCTGCACGATTATCATCTGGCGACGTGCCCGCGCGTGCTCCGGCGGCTTCGTCCGGACCTCTTCCTCATGCAGTTCTGGCACGTCCCGTGGCCGGCCTGGGACGTGTTTCGCGTCTGCCCGGATCGCGTGGAGCTGCTCGACGGCCTGCTGGCAAACGATCTGTTGACGTTCCAGCACGAACGTCACGCGGAGCACTTCCTGGAGTGCGCGCAGCGGGACCTCGGCGCCCGCATCATCGGACGGACTGTGGAGTACGCTGGGCGGCGCACGCGCGTTGAAGCGTTCCCGATCAGCGTGGACGTTCCCGCATTGGACGAGGTGGCCCGTTCGTCCCAGACCGACCGGTGGGTGGACGGCTTGAGCCGGCTCCTCGGCCTCGATGGACGGCGGGCGATCCTGAGCGTCGACCGGCTCGACTACACGAAAGGAGTGCTCAAGCGGCTGCGGGCGATCGATCAACTGTTGACGCGGCACCCCGAGTACCGGTCGCGCGTCGTGTTCATTCAAAAGATGGCCGCCAGCCGGGGACAGATCAAAGTGTACCGCGACCTGCGGGTCAAAGTCGAAGAGCGGATCGAGCGTCTCAACGCCGCGTACGGGACGGGCGACTGGCTTCCGGTCATTGCCCTGCCCGATCCACTCCCTCCGGCGGGCATGGCAGCGCTGTACCGGTTGGCGGATGTCTGTGTCGTCAGCGCGGTTCAGGACGGGATGAACCTTGTGGCCAAAGAGTTCGTCGCCTGTCAGGTGAGCGAGCCGGGGGCCCTGCTGCTCAGCGAGTTCACCGGTGCACACGACGAACTGATGGGCGCCGTGTCGATCAATCCGTACGATGCCGGAGGCTGCGCCGCGGCGATCGCCCGCGCGCTTGAGATGCCCGCGGAGGAACGGCGGCAGCGCATGGACCACCTCCGCGGTCACCTCATCGCGCACGACGTGTACCACTGGATGGGCAAACATCTGGAGGCGGCGGCTCGTCTGATCGACGCGGGCAGGTTGGTTCGGCCGAAGGCCGAGACCGTGACCGCGGTCGGGCGCGCGGCCGCATCCAACGGCCGCCCGCTCGCGCTGTTCCTGGACTTCGACGGCACGCTCGTGCCGTTTGACGAGGATCCTACACGCGTGCGTCTGCTCGAGAGCACGCGGGCGACGCTCACGCGGCTTGCGGCGCGTCCTCACGCGCTTGTGTCCATCGTCAGCGGGCGCTCGGTCGAGGATTTGCGCGACCGCATCGGCCTCGACAACATCGTGTACGCGGGGAACTACGGCCTCGAGATCTCGGGACGTGGGCGCTCATGGGTGCAGCCGGAGGCCGAGCGGGCCCGCGCGGCGCTCGAGGCGTGCGGCCGACGGTTGGAGCGTCGGCTGCGCGTGATTCCTGGCGCGTGGCTCCAGGACAAAGGGTTGACGCTCACCGTGCACTACCGCCACACGCCGAACGCGTTCATCGAACGAGTCCGCGATGCGGTGTTCGAGGAAAGCGGACAGGCACCCGCAGGACACATCGCTGTGCACCTCGGCACGTACGCGTTTGAGCTCCGACCGGACGTGTCGTGGAACAAAGGGTCCGCGGTGCGCAGGATATTGACCGAGACGTTTGGCGACGTGTGGTCAACTCAGGTCCATCCCATCTTCATTGGAGATGACCTGGCTGACGAGGATGTGTTTGTTGCCCTCGCGGAGCCCGCCGTCACCGTCAAAGTGGGGCACCAGCCTCCGCAGACGGCGGCGCGGTATCGCGTGGCCGGGGTCGACGACGTCCATCGGTTGCTCTCGGTGCTGGAGATGGCGCCTGGTGTGGGAAACGGAAACGGAAACGGGCGGCGGAACGGGATCGCAGATCTGCGCGAGGACGTCAGCCGCGGCGCGCGCCCCTTCGACGCTCGATTTGCTAAGGCCTCAAACTAAGAACTTCACCGACTGTGGGCCGGCGGCCTGAGGGCCGGTTCTGGGGGCATTAGGTCCGCTGTGTCGGCAGGGGCGACGGCCGGCTCCGTCGGCGGACGCCGCAGGTCCGGGGTGTCGGGGATTCGTCGAATCCGATCATCCTGGGCCTGCGGCCCAGGGTTGCGCTCGCGCGTTACTGCGCCTGTTGGAAGATCGTCTTGTACTGCCCCGGGTTAAACACGAAAATCGCTGAGACGCGGCTCCCGAGCGCTCCCGATTTATCCACGAGAAACGCCACGCCGATGTGATCATACACCAGCGTATCGTCGTCCTCATGGCTGTCCACGCTGTCCTCGTGCCCGTACGCGGTGCGCACGGAATCCATGTCTGTTCCCGCGGCGACCCCCTTGTCCGTGCGATATCCGTCGTCCAGGGACACAACGAGCGCCACGACCTTGCTCGAGTCCTTGTCTGCGATCGCGCCGAGTCGCTTCAGTGGCCAGAAATATGCGGTCAGATTACTTCCGGGAATGTCGTCCTCCGAGTGAATCGGCCCGAGGGACGTGACCATGTCGGTGACGTTCTGCCCGAGTCGGAAACCTCCGACCGCCTGACCGGGGGAGATCGGCCCCGGGATCGGGGCACCCTGGGCGGACGCGCCCGCGCCTGCGGTCGCGACCATCAGCAACGCCAGCGTGATCCCGAACAACCGCCGCATGTCCCCCCGCCTCCTCCTCATCACGTACCCTCCGCGTCCGTTTCATGCCGCGGGCCGCAGGACCTACGTCTTCTCTCAGGGCAACGGGGCCCCGTGCGACCGTATTCCCCGACCCGATCAGCCGCGCCTCTCCGCTTGAGATGCCTGGAGAAACCGTGTACTATTTGCTAGTATTGAACGTGCCGTGGTTGACTGTACGCGCCCGTAGCTCAGCGGATAGAGCGCCGGACTACGAATCCGTAGGTCGGGGGTTCAAATCCCTCCGGGCGCGCCACCCTTTAATAGCAATAGTTTGCGCACGAAGGGGGGTGCGAGTCAAGACAGAAAGTCCGTAGGTCAGGTAAAATATCCGTCCGAGGCGCTAGAATCAGGCTGTCAGAACGGACGCACAGACGCCCGTCACAGTCTGGTCACATTCCCCGATTTTCTCGACCCTTCCGGGAAGCGTCACCGGGGACGCCGAGGCCGAGACGCGACCCGCCCTGCCGAAGTCCACGAAAGCGTTAGCCGAAGCGTTCCTGCTCCAAAAGCGGATTAACGGGTGTACAGAAGGCACGCTCGAAACCTATAACCGCTGGCTGCCGAAACTCGCCGCCACGTGTTCGACAGTTGACGACCTCGACCCGCTCGCGCTGACGACGTTCTCTTCTGATACGATTCTGGAATCCCAGAGAGGCCGTTTTTCCACGCGTAGACGAGGAGTTAGGGGCGACGCGCTGTCTACCTACGGGTTTCGGTCTTGCGCGCGTCTGCGGGCACGTTTTCGGTAACGAATGGACGGGAGGCTACAGCGCGTGGTCCATGTTCTCTAGGATCGCGTCCGCAACTCCGCGCCGACATACGTGCGAAGCCGCCCCGGTTTGTTCCCGCCGATCTTGCCACGCGGCGTCCGGGGGCCTCTTGTGGGAGGTACCCGGAAACCCAAAATGGAAAGTTCGAATGAGGCTGGCTCAAAGGTCCACGGAGCCTCGCGGTCGCGATTCACAATCCAACTCGTCGTCTTTCGATCAGAGAGGGGTGAACTATGGCCGGGATGCTTGAGGGAAAAGTCGCGCTGATTACCGGTGGCGGCCGCGGCATCGGACGGGCGACCGCGGTACTATTTGCTCGCGAAGGCGCTCGGGTCGCAGTCGCCGATATCTCCGCTGACGGCGTCAAGGAGACAACAGGGCTGATCACCAAATCTGGAGGCGAAGCGACGGGGGTCGTCGCTGACGTGAGCAAGCCTGCAGACGTCTCGGCCATGATGACGGCTACCCTCAATGCCTTCGGACGGCTCGATTGCGCGTTTAACAATGCCGGGATCAACGGGACTCTGGCGGGTGTCCGCGGCAAACTCACGGCCGAATGGCCCGAAGACGCCTTCGACAAACTCATTCAGGTAAACCTTAAGGGCACCTGGCTGTGCATGAAGGCGGAACTTGAACAAATGGTCCAGCAAGGCT
The bacterium genome window above contains:
- a CDS encoding bifunctional alpha,alpha-trehalose-phosphate synthase (UDP-forming)/trehalose-phosphatase, giving the protein MAIEQTRLQRLDDILNGRELVIVSNREPYTHRTGPGGPIVERPVGGLVAALDPVMQVTSGTWIAWGDGDADFDVTDAHARIRVPDDHPRYTLKRIALSRQEVDGYYYGYANQVLWPLCHTVLDQIRIRARYWDTYQAVNQRFAKAVAAEAPGGAIVWLHDYHLATCPRVLRRLRPDLFLMQFWHVPWPAWDVFRVCPDRVELLDGLLANDLLTFQHERHAEHFLECAQRDLGARIIGRTVEYAGRRTRVEAFPISVDVPALDEVARSSQTDRWVDGLSRLLGLDGRRAILSVDRLDYTKGVLKRLRAIDQLLTRHPEYRSRVVFIQKMAASRGQIKVYRDLRVKVEERIERLNAAYGTGDWLPVIALPDPLPPAGMAALYRLADVCVVSAVQDGMNLVAKEFVACQVSEPGALLLSEFTGAHDELMGAVSINPYDAGGCAAAIARALEMPAEERRQRMDHLRGHLIAHDVYHWMGKHLEAAARLIDAGRLVRPKAETVTAVGRAAASNGRPLALFLDFDGTLVPFDEDPTRVRLLESTRATLTRLAARPHALVSIVSGRSVEDLRDRIGLDNIVYAGNYGLEISGRGRSWVQPEAERARAALEACGRRLERRLRVIPGAWLQDKGLTLTVHYRHTPNAFIERVRDAVFEESGQAPAGHIAVHLGTYAFELRPDVSWNKGSAVRRILTETFGDVWSTQVHPIFIGDDLADEDVFVALAEPAVTVKVGHQPPQTAARYRVAGVDDVHRLLSVLEMAPGVGNGNGNGRRNGIADLREDVSRGARPFDARFAKASN
- a CDS encoding glucose 1-dehydrogenase, whose translation is MAGMLEGKVALITGGGRGIGRATAVLFAREGARVAVADISADGVKETTGLITKSGGEATGVVADVSKPADVSAMMTATLNAFGRLDCAFNNAGINGTLAGVRGKLTAEWPEDAFDKLIQVNLKGTWLCMKAELEQMVQQGSGSIVNAASLAGLTGFPTTAAYAASKHGVVGLTKTAAIEYAPKVRVNCVCPGWINTEMVAETIARRGAELLVRVPFREFGKPEDVAEMVCWLSSDRARFVVGGVFTIDGGYMAN